In Tamandua tetradactyla isolate mTamTet1 chromosome 7, mTamTet1.pri, whole genome shotgun sequence, the following are encoded in one genomic region:
- the NCKAP5L gene encoding nck-associated protein 5-like isoform X3 encodes MSETRAVLKDPDPGFPWAPDQAEQRGCEVTILAARVSVPAWVRRQRQGPMSEAMEQPAGAPGNPRPGEEGDGSMELGTCQELLHRLRELEAENSALAQANENQRETYERCLDEVANHVVQALLNQKDLREECIKLKKRVFDLERQNQMLSALFQQKIQLTTGSLPQIPLSPLQLPSEPPASPSLSSAEGPATLLPVGRCAGQREVCWEQQLRPGGPGPPATPPPALDALSPFLRKKAQILEVLRALEETDPLLLCSPATPWQPPGEGPGSPEPINGELCGPPQPEPSSWAPYLLLGPTNLEGLLRWERLLGGPGEEEGTRQPWGPGRTPPQAKDTSSGPQCAPGSSSSSSSDEAGDPSEAPSPDTLLGALARKQLNLGQLLEDTESYLQAFLAGAAGPLNGNHPGPGQPPAPDQGPPQLSKSKGLPKSAWGGGTPEAHRPGFGATSEGQGPLPLLSMFMGAGDAPLGLRPGHPHSSSQVKSKLQIGLPSPGEAQGPLLSSPARGPKFLKLPPASEKIPSPGGPQLSPQLPRNSRIPCRNGGSDGSPSPLLTRRGLGGGELSPEGVQALPTSPSPCSTTPDSAQLRPPQSALSTALSPGPVMSPCYENILDLSRGTFRGPSPEPPPSPLQVPTYPQLTLEVPRGSEVLRSPGVPPSPCLPESCPYGSPQDKSLDKAGSESPHPGRRTPGGSSKKPGQGAGRRPGDPGHTPLRDRLAVLGKLKTGPEGPLGPEKNVGPARPGTEKTRGPGRSGESTGDGAPPTPKPPEQPEAKGVLRGAVALGMSSLKQQEPGFLGDPGVRVYSSHSMGARVDLEPVSPRSCLTKVELAKSRLAGALCPPVPRAPAKVPTSAPSLGKPSKSPHGSPTKLPSKSPTKVAPRPGAPPALKEVPKPDKGKGPPWADCGGTTTQPLPSTPGPTDPIQGPEGLAPHSAIEEKVMKGIEENVLRLQGQERAPGTEAKHRNTSSIASWFGLKKSKLPALNRRTEATKSKEGASGGSPLRKEVKMEARKLEAESLNISKLMAKAEDLRRALEEEKAYLSSRARPRPGVPVPGPSTGLGQVQGQLAGMYQGADTFMQQLLNRVDGKELPPKSWREPKPEYGGFQPVSSDPKNPWPACVSRNGLVGPLQGCGKPPGKLSSESGRREEIPSEDSLAEPVPTPHFTACGSLTRTLDSGIGTFPPPDHSSSGTPSKNLPKTKPPRLEPPPGAPPARPPPLTKVPRRAHTLEREVPGMEELLVSGRHPSMPAFPALLAAPGRRGQKTCPDDSCEDPGPPPVQLAKNWTFPNAKATGSSSDPFLCPPRQLEGLPRNPMKKNAVIPLEAGCIP; translated from the exons ATGTCCGAAACCAGGGCCGTCCTGAAAGACCCAGACCCAGGGTTTCCCTGGGCCCCAGATCAGGCCGAGCAGAGAGGCT GCGAGGTGACCATTCTGGCTGCTAGAGTGAGTGTGCCAGCCTGGGTGAGGAGGCAGAGACAG GGCCCCATGTCAGAGGCCATGGAACAGCCGGCCGGGGCTCCTGGAAACCCGAGGCCAGGAGAAGAGGGTGACGGCAGCATGGAGTTGGGCACCTGCCAGGAGCTTCTGCATCGGCTGCGGGAGCTGGAG GCAGAGAACTCAGCACTTGCCCAGGCCAATGAGAACCAAAGGGAGACCTATGAGCGCTGTCTGGACGAG GTTGCCAACCACGTGGTGCAGGCTCTGCTGAACCAGAAG GACCTGAGGGAGGAGTGCATCAAGCTGAAGAAGAGGGTGTTTGACCTGGAACGGCAGAACCAGATGCTCAGCGCCCTGTTTCAGCAGAAAATCCAGCTCACGACAGGCTCCCTGCCTCAG ATCCCACTCAGTCCACTCCAGCTGCcatcagagccaccagcctcCCCCTCCCTGAGCTCCGCCGAGGGACCAGCCACCTTACTGCCTGTGGGGCGCTGTGCTGGGCAGAGAGAG GTGTGTTGGGAGCAGCAGTTGCGGCCAGGAGGCCCAGGACCCCCAGCTACCCCACCCCCAGCGCTGGATGCCCTGTCCCCATTCCTTCGGAAGAAAGCTCAGATTCTGGAGGTGCTGAGAGCCCTGGAGGAGACTGATCCCCTGCTTCTGTGCTCACCTGCCACCCCCTGGCAGCCTCCAGGCGAGGGTCCTGGCTCCCCAGAGCCCATCAATGGCGAACTGTGTGGCCCGCCCCAGCCTGAACCCTCATCCTGGGCCCCCTACCTGCTGTTGGGCCCTACTAACTTGGAAGGCCTGCTGCGTTGGGAGCGCCTTCTGGGAGGCCCTGGTGAAGAGGAAGGTACCAGGCAGCCCTGGGGCCCTGGTAGGACCCCTCCCCAGGCCAAGGACACCAGCTCTGGCCCACAGTGTGCCCCAGGCagcagctcctcctcctcctctgatgAGGCTGGTGACCCCAGTGAGGCGCCCAGCCCTGACACCCTGCTCGGCGCCCTGGCCCGCAAACAGCTGAACTTAGGCCAACTCCTTGAGGACACAGAGTCTTACCTGCAGGCCTTCCTGGCGGGGGCTGCAGGCCCACTCAACGGCAACCACCCAGGTCCGGGGCAGCCGCCTGCCCCAGACCAGGGGCCCCCACAGCTGTCCAAGTCCAAAGGCCTCCCTAAGTCagcatggggtgggggcacccCAGAGGCCCACAGGCCAGGCTTTGGTGCTACCTCAGAAGGCCAGGGGCCCCTTCCCTTGCTCAGCATGTTCATGGGTGCAGGGGATGCTCCCCTAGGCTTGCGGCCTGGCCACCCCCATTCCTCTTCTCAGGTGAAAAGCAAGCTCCAAATTGGCctcccttctcctggggaagccCAGGGACCCCTTCTGTCCTCTCCAGCCAGAGGTCCCAAGTTCCTAAAGCTGCCTCCAGCCTCGGAAAAAATCCCCAGCCCAGGAGGCCCCCAGCTAAGCCCCCAACTTCCTCGAAACTCCCGAATCCCCTGTCGAAATGGTGGCTCGGATGGAAGCCCTTCCCCACTGCTGACCCGCAGGGGTCTGGGTGGGGGAGAGCTGTCCCCTGAGGGGGTGCAGGCCCTGCCCACCAGCCCTTCTCCCTGTTCCACAACCCCGGACTCTGCACAGCTCAGACCCCCTCAGTCGGCCTTGTCCACTGCACTGTCCCCAGGGCCGGTGATGTCTCCCTGCTACGAGAATATCTTGGACCTTTCCCGGGGCACCTTCAGGGGGCCTTCCCCAGAACCCCCTCCATCCCCACTGCAGGTGCCCACATACCCACAACTGACTTTGGAGGTACCTCGGGGCTCTGAGGTCCTCAGAAGCCCTGGAGTACCCCCTAGCCCTTGCCTCCCAGAATCCTGCCCCTATGGAAGCCCCCAGGACAAGAGTTTGGACAAGGCAGGCTCTGAGTCTCCCCATCCTGGCCGCAGGACCCCAGGCGGCTCTTCTAAGAAGCCCGGCCAGGGGGCAGGGCGACGACCTGGGGACCCTGGTCACACACCCCTGCGGGACAGACTGGCAGTCCTGGGAAAACTGAAGACAGGCCCCGAGGGGCCCCTGGGCCCAGAGAAGAATGTGGGGCCAGCCAGGCCCGGCACTGAGAAGACCCGGGGACCAGGAAGGTCGGGGGAGAGCACTGGAGATGGGGCACCTCCTACCCCTAAGCCCCCTGAGCAGCCAGAAGCCAAGGGGGTCCTACGAGGAGCAGTGGCCTTAGGCATGAGCAGCCTGAAGCAGCAGGAGCCTGGGTTCCTGGGGGACCCTGGGGTGCGTGTCTACTCTTCCCACTCCATGGGGGCCCGGGTGGACCTGGAGCCTGTCTCGCCAAGGAGCTGTCTCACCAAAGTGGAGCTGGCCAAGAGCCGGCTGGCCGGGGCCCTGTGTCCCCCGGTGCCCCGTGCCCCTGCCAAAGTGCCAACCTCAGCCCCCAGTCTGGGCAAGCCCAGTAAGAGCCCGCATGGCAGCCCTACAAAGCTGCCTTCCAAATCACCCACCAAGGTGGCACCCCGGCCTGGGGCTCCTCCCGCTCTCAAGGAGGTGCCCAAGCCTGACAAGGGGAAGGGCCCCCCTTGGGCAGACTGTGGTGGCACCACCACCCAACCCTTGCCCTCCACACCTGGCCCCACTGACCCGATCCAGGGCCCCGAGGGGCTGGCCCCACACTCGGCCATCGAGGAGAAGGTGATGAAAGGCATCGAGGAGAACGTGCTGCGGCTCCAGGGCCAGGAGCGGGCCCCGGGCACGGAGGCCAAGCACCGCAACACCAGCAGCATTGCTAGCTGGTTCGGCCTTAAGAAGAGCAAGCTGCCAGCGCTGAACCGCCGCACCGAGGCCACCAAGAGCAAGGAAGGGGCCAGCGGGGGCTCCCCGCTCCGGAAAGAGGTCAAGATGGAAGCCCGGAAGCTGGAGGCAGAGAGCCTCAACATCTCCAAGCTGATGGCTAAGGCGGAAGACCTGCGCCGGGCGCTGGAGGAGGAGAAGGCCTACCTAAGCAGCAGGGCCCGGCCACGGCCCGGGGTACCAGTCCCAGGGCCCAGCACGGGGCTGGGGCAGGTGCAGGGCCAATTGGCCGGCATGTACCAGGGCGCAGATACCTTCATGCAGCAGCTCCTCAACAG GGTGGACGGCAAGGAGCTGCCACCCAAGAGCTGGCGAGAGCCCAAGCCTGAGTATGGGGGTTTCCAGCCAGTGTCCTCTGACCCCAAGAACCCCTGGCCAGCTTGTGTGTCCCGAAATGGCCTAGTGGGTCCTCTTCAGGGCTGTGGGAAACCTCCTGGGAAG CTGAGCAGCGAGTCAGGGAGGCGGGAAGAGATCCCCTCGGAGGACAGCCTGGCTGAGCCTGTGCCCACCCCACACTTCACAG CCTGTGGCTCCCTGACTCGAACCCTGGACAGCGGCATCGGGACCTTCCCTCCCCCAGACCACAGCAGCAGTGGGACTCCCAGCAAAAATCTCCCCAAGACCAAGCCGCCACGGCTGGAGCCCCCACCCGGGGCGCCCCCGGCTCGGCCCCCACCCCTTACGAAAGTCCCCCGCCGTGCCCACACACTGGAGCGTGAGGTGCCCGGCATGGAGGAGCTGCTGGTGAGTGGGCGGCACCCCAGCATGCCAGCCTTCCCCGCACTGCTCGCTGCTCCGGGCCGCCGGGGCCAGAAGACCTGTCCTGACG ATTCCTGTGAAGACCCCGGCCCTCCTCCTGTCCAGCTGGCCAAGAACTGGACCTTCCCCAATGCAAAGGCCACTGGCAGCTCCTCGGACCCTTTCCTGTGTCCACCCCGACAACTGGAGGGGCTGCCCAGGAACCCCATG aaaaaaaatgcagtcaTACCACTGGAGGCTGGTTGCATCCCCTGA
- the NCKAP5L gene encoding nck-associated protein 5-like isoform X1 → MSETRAVLKDPDPGFPWAPDQAEQRGCEVTILAARVSVPAWVRRQRQGPMSEAMEQPAGAPGNPRPGEEGDGSMELGTCQELLHRLRELEAENSALAQANENQRETYERCLDEVANHVVQALLNQKDLREECIKLKKRVFDLERQNQMLSALFQQKIQLTTGSLPQIPLSPLQLPSEPPASPSLSSAEGPATLLPVGRCAGQREVCWEQQLRPGGPGPPATPPPALDALSPFLRKKAQILEVLRALEETDPLLLCSPATPWQPPGEGPGSPEPINGELCGPPQPEPSSWAPYLLLGPTNLEGLLRWERLLGGPGEEEGTRQPWGPGRTPPQAKDTSSGPQCAPGSSSSSSSDEAGDPSEAPSPDTLLGALARKQLNLGQLLEDTESYLQAFLAGAAGPLNGNHPGPGQPPAPDQGPPQLSKSKGLPKSAWGGGTPEAHRPGFGATSEGQGPLPLLSMFMGAGDAPLGLRPGHPHSSSQVKSKLQIGLPSPGEAQGPLLSSPARGPKFLKLPPASEKIPSPGGPQLSPQLPRNSRIPCRNGGSDGSPSPLLTRRGLGGGELSPEGVQALPTSPSPCSTTPDSAQLRPPQSALSTALSPGPVMSPCYENILDLSRGTFRGPSPEPPPSPLQVPTYPQLTLEVPRGSEVLRSPGVPPSPCLPESCPYGSPQDKSLDKAGSESPHPGRRTPGGSSKKPGQGAGRRPGDPGHTPLRDRLAVLGKLKTGPEGPLGPEKNVGPARPGTEKTRGPGRSGESTGDGAPPTPKPPEQPEAKGVLRGAVALGMSSLKQQEPGFLGDPGVRVYSSHSMGARVDLEPVSPRSCLTKVELAKSRLAGALCPPVPRAPAKVPTSAPSLGKPSKSPHGSPTKLPSKSPTKVAPRPGAPPALKEVPKPDKGKGPPWADCGGTTTQPLPSTPGPTDPIQGPEGLAPHSAIEEKVMKGIEENVLRLQGQERAPGTEAKHRNTSSIASWFGLKKSKLPALNRRTEATKSKEGASGGSPLRKEVKMEARKLEAESLNISKLMAKAEDLRRALEEEKAYLSSRARPRPGVPVPGPSTGLGQVQGQLAGMYQGADTFMQQLLNRVDGKELPPKSWREPKPEYGGFQPVSSDPKNPWPACVSRNGLVGPLQGCGKPPGKLSSESGRREEIPSEDSLAEPVPTPHFTACGSLTRTLDSGIGTFPPPDHSSSGTPSKNLPKTKPPRLEPPPGAPPARPPPLTKVPRRAHTLEREVPGMEELLVSGRHPSMPAFPALLAAPGRRGQKTCPDDSCEDPGPPPVQLAKNWTFPNAKATGSSSDPFLCPPRQLEGLPRNPMALPVERKRSLEPSRPSPTPPGPAFGGSRTPSTSDMGEEGRVASGGPPGLETSESLSDSLYDSLSSCGSQG, encoded by the exons ATGTCCGAAACCAGGGCCGTCCTGAAAGACCCAGACCCAGGGTTTCCCTGGGCCCCAGATCAGGCCGAGCAGAGAGGCT GCGAGGTGACCATTCTGGCTGCTAGAGTGAGTGTGCCAGCCTGGGTGAGGAGGCAGAGACAG GGCCCCATGTCAGAGGCCATGGAACAGCCGGCCGGGGCTCCTGGAAACCCGAGGCCAGGAGAAGAGGGTGACGGCAGCATGGAGTTGGGCACCTGCCAGGAGCTTCTGCATCGGCTGCGGGAGCTGGAG GCAGAGAACTCAGCACTTGCCCAGGCCAATGAGAACCAAAGGGAGACCTATGAGCGCTGTCTGGACGAG GTTGCCAACCACGTGGTGCAGGCTCTGCTGAACCAGAAG GACCTGAGGGAGGAGTGCATCAAGCTGAAGAAGAGGGTGTTTGACCTGGAACGGCAGAACCAGATGCTCAGCGCCCTGTTTCAGCAGAAAATCCAGCTCACGACAGGCTCCCTGCCTCAG ATCCCACTCAGTCCACTCCAGCTGCcatcagagccaccagcctcCCCCTCCCTGAGCTCCGCCGAGGGACCAGCCACCTTACTGCCTGTGGGGCGCTGTGCTGGGCAGAGAGAG GTGTGTTGGGAGCAGCAGTTGCGGCCAGGAGGCCCAGGACCCCCAGCTACCCCACCCCCAGCGCTGGATGCCCTGTCCCCATTCCTTCGGAAGAAAGCTCAGATTCTGGAGGTGCTGAGAGCCCTGGAGGAGACTGATCCCCTGCTTCTGTGCTCACCTGCCACCCCCTGGCAGCCTCCAGGCGAGGGTCCTGGCTCCCCAGAGCCCATCAATGGCGAACTGTGTGGCCCGCCCCAGCCTGAACCCTCATCCTGGGCCCCCTACCTGCTGTTGGGCCCTACTAACTTGGAAGGCCTGCTGCGTTGGGAGCGCCTTCTGGGAGGCCCTGGTGAAGAGGAAGGTACCAGGCAGCCCTGGGGCCCTGGTAGGACCCCTCCCCAGGCCAAGGACACCAGCTCTGGCCCACAGTGTGCCCCAGGCagcagctcctcctcctcctctgatgAGGCTGGTGACCCCAGTGAGGCGCCCAGCCCTGACACCCTGCTCGGCGCCCTGGCCCGCAAACAGCTGAACTTAGGCCAACTCCTTGAGGACACAGAGTCTTACCTGCAGGCCTTCCTGGCGGGGGCTGCAGGCCCACTCAACGGCAACCACCCAGGTCCGGGGCAGCCGCCTGCCCCAGACCAGGGGCCCCCACAGCTGTCCAAGTCCAAAGGCCTCCCTAAGTCagcatggggtgggggcacccCAGAGGCCCACAGGCCAGGCTTTGGTGCTACCTCAGAAGGCCAGGGGCCCCTTCCCTTGCTCAGCATGTTCATGGGTGCAGGGGATGCTCCCCTAGGCTTGCGGCCTGGCCACCCCCATTCCTCTTCTCAGGTGAAAAGCAAGCTCCAAATTGGCctcccttctcctggggaagccCAGGGACCCCTTCTGTCCTCTCCAGCCAGAGGTCCCAAGTTCCTAAAGCTGCCTCCAGCCTCGGAAAAAATCCCCAGCCCAGGAGGCCCCCAGCTAAGCCCCCAACTTCCTCGAAACTCCCGAATCCCCTGTCGAAATGGTGGCTCGGATGGAAGCCCTTCCCCACTGCTGACCCGCAGGGGTCTGGGTGGGGGAGAGCTGTCCCCTGAGGGGGTGCAGGCCCTGCCCACCAGCCCTTCTCCCTGTTCCACAACCCCGGACTCTGCACAGCTCAGACCCCCTCAGTCGGCCTTGTCCACTGCACTGTCCCCAGGGCCGGTGATGTCTCCCTGCTACGAGAATATCTTGGACCTTTCCCGGGGCACCTTCAGGGGGCCTTCCCCAGAACCCCCTCCATCCCCACTGCAGGTGCCCACATACCCACAACTGACTTTGGAGGTACCTCGGGGCTCTGAGGTCCTCAGAAGCCCTGGAGTACCCCCTAGCCCTTGCCTCCCAGAATCCTGCCCCTATGGAAGCCCCCAGGACAAGAGTTTGGACAAGGCAGGCTCTGAGTCTCCCCATCCTGGCCGCAGGACCCCAGGCGGCTCTTCTAAGAAGCCCGGCCAGGGGGCAGGGCGACGACCTGGGGACCCTGGTCACACACCCCTGCGGGACAGACTGGCAGTCCTGGGAAAACTGAAGACAGGCCCCGAGGGGCCCCTGGGCCCAGAGAAGAATGTGGGGCCAGCCAGGCCCGGCACTGAGAAGACCCGGGGACCAGGAAGGTCGGGGGAGAGCACTGGAGATGGGGCACCTCCTACCCCTAAGCCCCCTGAGCAGCCAGAAGCCAAGGGGGTCCTACGAGGAGCAGTGGCCTTAGGCATGAGCAGCCTGAAGCAGCAGGAGCCTGGGTTCCTGGGGGACCCTGGGGTGCGTGTCTACTCTTCCCACTCCATGGGGGCCCGGGTGGACCTGGAGCCTGTCTCGCCAAGGAGCTGTCTCACCAAAGTGGAGCTGGCCAAGAGCCGGCTGGCCGGGGCCCTGTGTCCCCCGGTGCCCCGTGCCCCTGCCAAAGTGCCAACCTCAGCCCCCAGTCTGGGCAAGCCCAGTAAGAGCCCGCATGGCAGCCCTACAAAGCTGCCTTCCAAATCACCCACCAAGGTGGCACCCCGGCCTGGGGCTCCTCCCGCTCTCAAGGAGGTGCCCAAGCCTGACAAGGGGAAGGGCCCCCCTTGGGCAGACTGTGGTGGCACCACCACCCAACCCTTGCCCTCCACACCTGGCCCCACTGACCCGATCCAGGGCCCCGAGGGGCTGGCCCCACACTCGGCCATCGAGGAGAAGGTGATGAAAGGCATCGAGGAGAACGTGCTGCGGCTCCAGGGCCAGGAGCGGGCCCCGGGCACGGAGGCCAAGCACCGCAACACCAGCAGCATTGCTAGCTGGTTCGGCCTTAAGAAGAGCAAGCTGCCAGCGCTGAACCGCCGCACCGAGGCCACCAAGAGCAAGGAAGGGGCCAGCGGGGGCTCCCCGCTCCGGAAAGAGGTCAAGATGGAAGCCCGGAAGCTGGAGGCAGAGAGCCTCAACATCTCCAAGCTGATGGCTAAGGCGGAAGACCTGCGCCGGGCGCTGGAGGAGGAGAAGGCCTACCTAAGCAGCAGGGCCCGGCCACGGCCCGGGGTACCAGTCCCAGGGCCCAGCACGGGGCTGGGGCAGGTGCAGGGCCAATTGGCCGGCATGTACCAGGGCGCAGATACCTTCATGCAGCAGCTCCTCAACAG GGTGGACGGCAAGGAGCTGCCACCCAAGAGCTGGCGAGAGCCCAAGCCTGAGTATGGGGGTTTCCAGCCAGTGTCCTCTGACCCCAAGAACCCCTGGCCAGCTTGTGTGTCCCGAAATGGCCTAGTGGGTCCTCTTCAGGGCTGTGGGAAACCTCCTGGGAAG CTGAGCAGCGAGTCAGGGAGGCGGGAAGAGATCCCCTCGGAGGACAGCCTGGCTGAGCCTGTGCCCACCCCACACTTCACAG CCTGTGGCTCCCTGACTCGAACCCTGGACAGCGGCATCGGGACCTTCCCTCCCCCAGACCACAGCAGCAGTGGGACTCCCAGCAAAAATCTCCCCAAGACCAAGCCGCCACGGCTGGAGCCCCCACCCGGGGCGCCCCCGGCTCGGCCCCCACCCCTTACGAAAGTCCCCCGCCGTGCCCACACACTGGAGCGTGAGGTGCCCGGCATGGAGGAGCTGCTGGTGAGTGGGCGGCACCCCAGCATGCCAGCCTTCCCCGCACTGCTCGCTGCTCCGGGCCGCCGGGGCCAGAAGACCTGTCCTGACG ATTCCTGTGAAGACCCCGGCCCTCCTCCTGTCCAGCTGGCCAAGAACTGGACCTTCCCCAATGCAAAGGCCACTGGCAGCTCCTCGGACCCTTTCCTGTGTCCACCCCGACAACTGGAGGGGCTGCCCAGGAACCCCATG GCCCTGCCCGTGGAGCGGAAGCGGAGCCTGGAGCCCAGCCGCCCATCTCCCACTCCCCCGGGCCCGGCATTTGGGGGGAGCCGCACCCCCAGCACGTCAGACATGGGCGAGGAAGGCAGAGTGGCCAGCGGGGGCCCCCCGGGGCTGGAGACCTCCGAGTCGCTCAGTGACTCGCTCTATGACTCGCTCTCCTCCTGCGGGAGCCAGGGCTGA